From a region of the candidate division WOR-3 bacterium genome:
- a CDS encoding 50S ribosomal protein L14, whose amino-acid sequence MIQIYSRLKVCDNTGARIAMCIRVAGGSKRRYGYIGDIINVTIKDAMPNAPVKKGDKGKAVIVRTRKEQRRNDGSYVRFDDNACVLITEQKEPKGTRVFGPVARELREKGFTKIMSLASEVV is encoded by the coding sequence ATGATTCAGATATACTCAAGATTAAAGGTATGTGACAATACCGGTGCCCGAATAGCGATGTGCATCAGAGTCGCCGGAGGTTCGAAAAGAAGATACGGTTATATCGGAGATATCATCAATGTGACGATCAAAGACGCTATGCCGAACGCTCCGGTAAAAAAAGGCGACAAAGGAAAAGCGGTTATCGTAAGGACACGTAAAGAGCAGCGAAGGAACGACGGTTCCTATGTGAGATTCGATGATAATGCGTGTGTTCTGATCACCGAACAGAAAGAGCCCAAAGGTACAAGGGTATTCGGGCCGGTAGCGAGAGAATTAAGGGAAAAAGGATTTACGAAAATAATGTCGTTGGCGAGTGAAGTGGTGTAA
- a CDS encoding 50S ribosomal protein L24: MVRKKKQPKKEQRPKFHIKKDDLVEVISGEEKGRRGRVLEIIPGKQQAIVEGINLVKKHQRARSQTKPSGIVSVPGPLHISNLVLICSKCGKKTKIKKDKIENKRVRLCKKCGEIIE, translated from the coding sequence ATGGTGAGAAAAAAGAAACAGCCAAAAAAAGAACAGAGACCGAAATTTCACATAAAGAAGGATGACCTTGTTGAAGTCATCAGTGGAGAAGAAAAAGGAAGACGCGGTCGGGTTCTGGAAATAATTCCGGGAAAACAGCAGGCGATTGTTGAAGGCATAAATCTTGTTAAAAAACACCAGCGTGCGAGATCGCAGACAAAACCGTCGGGAATCGTCAGCGTCCCCGGACCCCTGCATATCTCGAATCTCGTATTGATCTGTTCCAAGTGCGGAAAGAAGACGAAGATCAAAAAGGATAAAATAGAAAACAAAAGAGTAAGACTCTGTAAAAAGTGTGGAGAGATAATTGAATAA
- a CDS encoding 50S ribosomal protein L5: protein MPRLKLYYEEQLRKSLMKELGYKNIYQVPALKKIVANAGIGEAVNDPKIIDIIRADMAKIFGQRPVPTKAKRPISNFKIRKGMTIGLKVTLRGARMYEFFDRFVNFAAPRIRDFRGFSRNSFDGRGSYNLGLTEQTIFPEIEYDKVKKVFGMDIAIVTTAEKDEDALALLEGLGMPFERKK from the coding sequence ATTCCAAGATTGAAATTATATTACGAAGAACAATTGAGAAAATCTTTGATGAAGGAACTGGGCTACAAGAATATCTACCAGGTTCCCGCCTTGAAGAAGATCGTCGCCAACGCCGGTATCGGTGAAGCGGTGAACGATCCCAAGATAATCGATATCATAAGAGCGGATATGGCGAAGATATTCGGTCAAAGACCTGTGCCGACGAAAGCAAAACGGCCGATATCGAATTTTAAAATAAGAAAGGGTATGACCATAGGTTTGAAAGTCACGCTGCGCGGTGCGCGTATGTATGAATTCTTTGATAGATTCGTGAATTTCGCCGCACCGAGAATAAGAGACTTCCGTGGTTTTTCAAGAAATTCATTCGACGGAAGAGGCTCATATAATCTGGGATTGACCGAACAGACCATCTTCCCGGAGATAGAATATGACAAGGTCAAAAAGGTCTTCGGAATGGACATCGCGATCGTCACCACCGCGGAAAAGGACGAAGACGCTCTGGCACTGCTTGAAGGCCTGGGCATGCCGTTCGAGAGAAAAAAGTAA
- a CDS encoding type Z 30S ribosomal protein S14 has translation MAKLCLINKAKKKPKFSTRRYNRCFRCGRARGYYRKFGLCRICLRELALKGELPGVRKATW, from the coding sequence ATGGCGAAGTTATGTTTGATCAACAAAGCAAAGAAAAAACCGAAATTTTCAACAAGAAGGTATAATCGTTGTTTCCGCTGCGGCAGGGCACGCGGCTATTACCGGAAATTCGGTCTTTGCCGCATCTGTCTGCGCGAACTTGCCTTAAAAGGTGAACTCCCGGGCGTAAGAAAAGCGACCTGGTAG
- the recR gene encoding recombination protein RecR: protein MSLLTDLIEKLQWLPGVGRKTAQRLAFYLQKMDKAKVQELADAIVRARTNLKECSICHNLSEQDPCEICSAPSRDSQYICVVEQPSDVMVIEKTSEYRGLYHVIHGVISPIDNVGPDDLRIESLVERIKTRKVSEVIIATNPTTEGDVTAMYIARMVKPLGVKVTRIARGLPMGSDLDLADITTLSRALQGRSEL from the coding sequence ATGTCGCTGTTGACCGATTTGATCGAAAAACTTCAATGGCTGCCCGGCGTCGGCAGAAAGACCGCTCAGAGACTCGCTTTTTATCTTCAGAAGATGGATAAGGCGAAGGTCCAGGAATTGGCTGATGCAATCGTCCGTGCACGGACCAATCTCAAGGAGTGCTCGATCTGTCATAATCTCTCGGAACAGGATCCCTGCGAGATCTGCAGCGCTCCTTCCCGGGATTCACAATATATTTGTGTTGTGGAACAACCTTCTGATGTTATGGTTATTGAAAAGACGAGTGAATATCGGGGATTGTATCATGTCATCCACGGAGTCATTTCACCCATTGATAATGTCGGTCCCGACGACCTCAGAATAGAATCACTTGTTGAGCGGATAAAGACGCGGAAGGTTTCAGAGGTTATCATTGCTACAAACCCCACAACTGAGGGTGATGTTACCGCAATGTATATCGCCAGGATGGTTAAACCGCTGGGTGTGAAAGTGACGCGTATCGCCCGGGGGCTGCCTATGGGCAGTGATCTGGACCTCGCCGACATCACGACTCTGTCCAGGGCGCTTCAGGGACGAAGTGAGTTGTAG